Proteins encoded by one window of Dioscorea cayenensis subsp. rotundata cultivar TDr96_F1 chromosome 6, TDr96_F1_v2_PseudoChromosome.rev07_lg8_w22 25.fasta, whole genome shotgun sequence:
- the LOC120263632 gene encoding LOW QUALITY PROTEIN: NF-X1-type zinc finger protein NFXL1-like (The sequence of the model RefSeq protein was modified relative to this genomic sequence to represent the inferred CDS: inserted 1 base in 1 codon; deleted 3 bases in 3 codons), which yields MNRKPSRSRQAWVPRFSNPNPNPNPDSRHGHGSQSQSLSDPSSIPQLVQEIQDKLSRGAVECMICYDNVRRSAPIWSCSSCYSLFHLHCIRKWARSPTSGDHSSASGSASAAASWRCPGCQSIQAIKPEDLSYLCFCGSRRDPPNDLYLTAHSCGEPCRKPLDRGDPGENEYLDPCPHVCVLPCHPGPCPPCKAFAPRRPCPCGKKTVVRRCSDRTSPLTCGQVCGRLLSCGRHRCEKICHTGACSPCRVLITASCFCSKKSEVVLCGDMAMKGEVMDSDGFFSCDSMCGKMLACENHDCRESCHPGPCGDCELLPEKINTCHCGKTPLSKERESCLDPIPTCSQVCSKLLPCGVHQCGETCHAGDCPPCLAKVEQKCRCGSSTRTVECFRMLEETNKFVCEKPCGKKKGCGRHRCSEKCCPLSKPSGQLAAYDWDPHLCSISCGKRLQCGQHSCQLLCHSGHCPPCLETIFTDLTCACGKTSIPPPLPCGTPSPSCPHPCLVPQPCGHSAAHTCHFGDCPPCSVPVVKECIGGHLLLRNIPCGSKDIRCNQLCGKTRQCGLHACSRTCHPPPCDSSSGSVSGAKESSCGQVCGAPRRDCKHTCMAACHPSASCPDLRCEFPVTISCSCGRITASVPCGAGGSTSGYHMETVFESSVIQKLPVPLQPVEADGKKVPLGLRKLTCDEECAKMERKRVLADAFDITPNLEALHFGENASTSELLSDLLRREPKFAMAAEERFKFLVMGKPKGSTSSTLRVHIFCHMIKEKRDAIKALAERWKLAVLSAGWEPKRFVVVHVTPKSKPPSRILGAKPGLPITAPPHPPVFDPLIDMDPRLVVSMLDLPRDADISSLVLRFGGECEMVWLNNKNALAVFNDPMRSATALRRLDHGSAYHGAVMVLPNGGASGQPVSNAWGLVQKXGTVPAKSSGNPWKQALATESESWGDATLPHWRPE from the exons ATGAACCGCAAGCCTTCCCGCTCTCGCCAAGCTTGGGTACCTCGTTTctctaaccctaatcctaacccTAATCCAGATTCTCGCCATGGCCATGGATCCCAGTCTCAATCCTTATCGGATCCTTCCTCGATTCCCCAGCTCGTTCAAGAAATCCAGGATAAGCTCTCCCGCGGCGCCGTTGAGTGCATGATTTGCTATGATAACGTCCGGCGATCGGCGCCGATCTGGTCCTGCTCTAGCTGCTACTCGCTTTTCCATCTTCACTGCATCCGCAAGTGGGCTCGCTCTCCTACTTCAGGTGATCACTCCTCTGCTTCCGGCTCCGCCTCCGCTGCTGCTTCCTGGCGTTGCCCTGGTTGCCAGTCTATTCAAGCTATCAAGCCTGAAGATCTTTCCTACCTTTGCTTCTGCGGCAGCCGGCGGGATCCCCCCAATGACCTCTACCTCACCGCTCACTCCTGCGGCGAA CCCTGCCGCAAGCCACTGGATCGCGGTGATCCCGGAGAGAACGAGTATCTTGATCCTTGTCCTCATGTCTGCGTGCTGCCGTGCCAC CCTGGCCCTTGCCCGCCTTGCAAGGCTTTTGCCCCTCGTAGGCCTTGCCCTTGCGGGAAGAAGACCGTCGTTCGGCGCTGCTCTGATCGGACATCTCCCCTCACCTGTGGTCAGGTCTGTGGTCGGCTTCTCTCTTGTGGTCGCCACCGCTGTGAAAAGATCTGCCATACTGGGGCTTGCAGCCCCTGCCGTGTCTTGATTACTGCGTCTTGC TTTTGCTCCAAGAAATCTGAGGTTGTGCTCTGTGGTGACATGGCGATGAAGGGGGAGGTTATGGATTCGGATGGGTTCTTTTCTTGTGATTCAATGTGTGGGAAGATGCTTGCTTGTGAGAATCATGATTGCCGTGAAAGTTGCCATCCGGGGCCGTGTGGTGACTGCGAGTTGTTGCCGGAGAAGATCAATACTTGCCATTGTGGGAAGACGCCATTGTCGAAGGAGCGTGAGAGTTGCTTGGATCCAATACCTACTTGTTCGCAGGTTTGTTCCAAGTTGCTTCCTTGTGGTGTTCATCAATGTGGAGAGACTTGCCATGCTGGGGATTGCCCGCCTTGTCTGGCCAAGGTTGAGCAGAAGTGCCGGTGTGGGTCATCTACACGAACTGTAGAGTGCTTTAGAATGTTGGAAGAGACGAATAAATTTGTGTGTGAGAAGCCGTGTGGGAAGAAGAAGGGTTGTGGGAGGCACAGGTGCAGTGAGAAATGCTGCCCTTTGTCTAAACCCAGTGGGCAGCTTGCTGCTTATGATTGGGACCCTCATTTGTGTTCAATTTCGTGCGGAAAGAGGCTTCAGTGTGGACAGCATTCTTGCCAGTTGCTGTGCCACAGTGGCCATTGTCCACCGTGCTTGGAAACCATCTTCACTGATCTTACCTGTGCTTGTGGGAAGACTTCGATACCTCCTCCTTTGCCTTGTGGTACTCCGAGCCCATCGTGTCCTCATCCTTGTTTGGTGCCTCAGCCTTGTGGGCACTCAGCAGCTCACACATGCCATTTCGGAGACTGCCCTCCGTGCTCTGTGCCTGTAGTGAAGGAATGCATTGGTGGGCATTTGCTTCTGAGGAATATACCTTGTGGTTCCAAAGATATCCGATGCAATCAGCTCTGTGGGAAGACTAGACAGTGTGGGTTGCATGCTTGTTCCAGGACTTGTCATCCTCCTCCTTGTGATTCATCATCTGGGTCAGTCTCTGGAGCAAAAGAGTCTTCATGTGGGCAAGTTTGTGGCGCACCACGGAGGGATTGCAAGCACACATGTATGGCAGCTTGCCATCCCTCTGCTTCGTGCCCAGATTTGAGATGCGAGTTTCCAGTCACAATCTCCTGTTCTTGTGGCCGCATCACAGCTAGTGTTCCATGTGGTGCTGGCGGCAGCACAAGCGGATATCATATGGAGACTGTATTTGAATCATCGGTAATTCAGAAGCTGCCAGTGCCTCTTCAGCCAGTGGAAGCAGATGGGAAGAAGGTGCCTCTTGGTTTGAGGAAGTTAACTTGTGATGAAGAATGTGCTAAGATGGAAAGGAAGCGGGTTCTCGCTGACGCATTTGACATAACTCCAAATCTGGAGGCATTGCACTTTGGGGAGAATGCAAGTACTTCTGAATTGCTTTCAGATCTCTTGAGAAGGGAGCCTAAGTTCGCCATGGCTGCTGAGGAGAGGTTCAAGTTCTTGGTTATGGGGAAACCTAAAGGAAGCACTTCCAGCACCCTTAGAGTTCACATATTCTGCCACATGATCAAGGAGAAGAGGGATGCAATTAAGGCTTTGGCAGAGAGGTGGAAGCTTGCAGTACTTTCAGCAGGATGGGAACCGAAACGTTTTGTAGTTGTTCATGTTACTCCCAAGTCCAAACCTCCATCTCGGATCTTGGGCGCCAAACCTGGCCTTCCTATAACCGCTCCTCCCCATCCTCCGGTTTTTGATCCGCTGATTGACATGGATCCTAGGCTTGTTGTCTCTATGCTTGACTTGCCAAGAGATGCAGATATCAGTTCATTGGTTCTCAGGTTTGGTGGCGAATGTGAGATGGTTT